The following coding sequences lie in one Myxococcus xanthus genomic window:
- a CDS encoding response regulator, protein MSTPNLVLLVEDHADSRELLEEFLTLEGFTVETAGNGLSAWERLSRPPLPDAVLLDLMMPVMSGWELMRHVREDARLSTLPVVVVSGAGSSQPLPEGIRATVPKPVDLFELRATLERVVSPS, encoded by the coding sequence ATGTCCACGCCCAACCTCGTCCTCCTCGTGGAAGACCATGCCGACAGCCGGGAGCTGTTGGAGGAGTTCCTCACCCTGGAGGGCTTCACCGTGGAGACGGCGGGCAACGGACTGTCCGCCTGGGAGCGCCTGAGCCGCCCGCCCCTGCCGGATGCCGTCCTCCTGGACCTGATGATGCCGGTGATGAGCGGCTGGGAGCTGATGCGCCACGTGCGCGAGGACGCGCGGCTGAGCACCCTGCCGGTGGTGGTGGTCTCCGGGGCTGGGAGCTCCCAGCCCCTGCCGGAGGGCATCCGGGCCACGGTGCCCAAGCCCGTGGATTTATTCGAGCTGCGCGCCACCCTGGAGCGGGTGGTGAGCCCCAGCTGA
- a CDS encoding helix-turn-helix transcriptional regulator, protein MKTHLEGPAPPRKRPRPQPRSPADRARKSREQLESRLAESVGEAARGARLLAGLTQADVAERVGIAAEVYGRMERGKMMPSVPTLFRLCLALRLSADVGLGLATAASVGAALWEGDSGHRDQLPEMRKVLRTLRRMSRSQLNLMNQVAAAILPER, encoded by the coding sequence GTGAAGACCCACCTTGAAGGTCCTGCTCCTCCCCGCAAGCGGCCCCGGCCCCAGCCTCGAAGCCCAGCGGATCGCGCCCGGAAGTCGCGCGAGCAACTGGAGAGCCGTCTGGCGGAGAGCGTTGGCGAGGCGGCGCGAGGCGCGCGGCTGCTCGCGGGGCTCACCCAGGCGGATGTCGCGGAGCGTGTGGGTATCGCCGCGGAAGTCTATGGGCGCATGGAGCGGGGGAAGATGATGCCCAGCGTGCCGACCCTGTTCCGGCTGTGTCTGGCACTTCGGTTGTCGGCGGACGTCGGGCTGGGACTCGCCACGGCGGCCAGTGTCGGCGCCGCGCTCTGGGAAGGGGACTCCGGGCACAGGGACCAGTTGCCGGAGATGCGGAAGGTGCTCCGAACGCTGCGGCGGATGTCGCGCAGCCAGCTCAACCTGATGAACCAGGTCGCGGCCGCCATCCTGCCTGAGCGGTGA
- a CDS encoding TonB family protein, whose translation MPGTRAHAQDAGTPEDGGAARAERELQRTDAGWAVETDAPLSEDAGVPEPAFIPPAMVRDSPAPYPPGLASDGVAGVVKLELLIDDAGEVESATLMEGLHPLLDRAALHAAPSLRFAPATLDGLPVAVRIFFEYRFEAPAPGMSEGATPAAPITLKGLVRTKGNRRPLVGATLVSDAHPDAPVQTDVDGRFEARWPAGVHAVRITAPGHKSGVFREGLKANEALEVVYGLEPLIINPYETVVRGDRERTEVSRVTLHDAELREVPGTMGDPFRVVMLLPGVGSMVSGVAYPVVRGSQPAATGYFLDGIRVPILFHLFLGPAVIHPDFIDAIDFYPGSPPPRYGRLMGGAIDGRLSRPRDDGVHGSAYADLINAGFFIETPFKDTGTNVSLAGRYSYTPWLIALAANQLQAPPPPGRENPKVVLDFWDYQGRVEQRLGEGTLRLFAFGSSDTFGSEAQDEWGDTAMQSIIFHRVDLRHRHPVGPGELEVGGTWGLDRFAIVSRSPPGEATEIHIDQGHWSARLGYTATLSPSATLRAGADVEHKRAIVELLQQDGGSDADVEVAPVALGTFMGAWTELVWQPHEKWAVVPGLRVDSYHLSPGIDRRALEPRLTVRHKVSETLTLKGGAGLFHQPPTTLISLPVVDVGSLLLGLQQGVQFSVGAEWKAWRGLEVGLDVYLNPMLRTLELTPFADEGMVDDDPPDTGTPPAGLRRGMQLGDGGGIPDRSDFDFPDFRSSGMAYGMEFLLRHPLGDNWFGWLSYSLQRSTRRTRFHRYDAEGHRVGEAEADLPFAFDQTHILNLVLSYKFANNITLGGVLHFNTGRPEYGTLGTQTHRPGEDASGRPAWVKADRDRVDRLPAFLRFDVRLSKSWVHDTFSLEAYLDMLNVTLRRETLGFEYEGGNGFPLRKEAVGLPIALPILGVKGRY comes from the coding sequence ATGCCCGGGACTCGGGCGCACGCACAGGACGCGGGGACGCCGGAGGACGGGGGCGCCGCCCGGGCCGAGCGGGAGCTGCAACGCACCGACGCGGGCTGGGCCGTGGAGACGGATGCGCCCTTGTCGGAGGACGCGGGCGTGCCCGAGCCCGCGTTCATTCCGCCCGCGATGGTGCGGGACTCGCCCGCTCCCTATCCGCCCGGGCTGGCGTCAGACGGCGTCGCGGGGGTGGTGAAGCTGGAGTTGCTCATCGACGACGCGGGCGAGGTGGAGTCCGCCACGTTGATGGAAGGGCTGCATCCCTTGTTGGACCGGGCGGCGCTGCACGCGGCGCCGTCGCTGCGCTTCGCCCCCGCCACCCTGGACGGCCTGCCGGTGGCCGTGCGCATCTTCTTCGAGTACCGCTTCGAGGCGCCCGCGCCGGGCATGTCCGAGGGTGCCACGCCCGCGGCGCCCATCACCCTGAAGGGCCTGGTGCGCACCAAGGGCAACCGCCGGCCGCTGGTGGGGGCCACGCTGGTGTCGGACGCGCATCCGGACGCGCCGGTGCAGACGGACGTGGACGGGCGCTTCGAGGCGCGCTGGCCCGCGGGCGTGCATGCGGTGCGTATCACCGCCCCCGGCCACAAGTCCGGCGTCTTCCGCGAGGGACTGAAGGCGAACGAGGCGCTGGAGGTGGTGTACGGGCTGGAGCCGCTCATCATCAACCCGTACGAGACGGTGGTGCGGGGAGACCGCGAGCGCACGGAGGTGAGCCGCGTCACCCTGCATGACGCGGAGCTGCGCGAGGTGCCTGGCACCATGGGGGACCCCTTCCGCGTCGTCATGCTGCTGCCCGGCGTGGGCAGCATGGTGTCCGGCGTGGCCTACCCGGTGGTGCGCGGCAGCCAGCCCGCGGCCACCGGCTACTTCCTGGATGGCATCCGCGTCCCCATCCTCTTCCACCTGTTCCTGGGCCCGGCCGTCATCCACCCGGACTTCATCGACGCCATCGACTTCTATCCGGGCTCGCCGCCGCCCCGGTATGGGCGGTTGATGGGGGGCGCCATCGACGGGCGTCTCAGCCGCCCGCGGGATGACGGCGTCCACGGCAGCGCCTACGCGGACCTCATCAACGCGGGCTTCTTCATCGAGACGCCGTTCAAGGACACCGGCACCAACGTCAGCCTGGCCGGCCGCTATTCCTATACGCCCTGGCTCATCGCCCTGGCGGCGAACCAGCTCCAGGCACCGCCCCCTCCCGGGCGGGAGAACCCCAAGGTGGTGCTCGACTTCTGGGATTATCAGGGCCGGGTGGAACAGCGGCTGGGCGAGGGCACGCTGCGCCTGTTTGCCTTTGGCTCCTCGGACACCTTCGGTTCGGAGGCCCAGGACGAATGGGGCGACACCGCGATGCAATCCATCATCTTCCACCGGGTGGACCTGCGGCACCGGCACCCCGTGGGGCCCGGTGAGCTGGAGGTGGGCGGGACGTGGGGGTTGGACCGCTTCGCCATCGTCAGCCGCAGTCCCCCTGGCGAGGCCACCGAAATCCATATCGACCAGGGGCACTGGTCCGCGCGCCTGGGCTACACCGCGACGCTGTCACCCAGCGCCACGCTGCGTGCCGGGGCGGACGTGGAGCACAAGCGCGCCATCGTCGAGCTGCTCCAGCAGGACGGCGGCTCCGACGCGGACGTGGAGGTGGCGCCCGTGGCGCTGGGGACCTTCATGGGCGCGTGGACGGAGCTGGTGTGGCAGCCCCATGAGAAGTGGGCCGTGGTGCCCGGCCTGCGCGTGGACAGCTACCACCTGTCGCCGGGGATTGACCGGCGCGCGCTGGAGCCGCGCCTCACCGTGCGTCACAAGGTGTCGGAAACGCTCACGCTCAAGGGCGGGGCGGGCCTCTTCCATCAGCCACCCACCACCCTCATCAGCCTGCCCGTGGTGGACGTGGGAAGCCTGCTGCTGGGGCTCCAGCAAGGCGTGCAGTTCTCCGTCGGCGCGGAATGGAAGGCGTGGCGCGGTCTGGAGGTGGGGCTGGACGTCTATCTCAACCCCATGCTGCGGACCCTCGAGCTGACGCCCTTCGCCGACGAAGGCATGGTGGACGACGACCCGCCGGACACCGGCACTCCTCCAGCGGGCCTGCGCCGCGGCATGCAGTTGGGGGACGGCGGCGGCATCCCCGACCGCTCGGACTTCGACTTCCCGGACTTCCGCAGCAGCGGCATGGCCTACGGCATGGAGTTCCTGCTGCGCCACCCGCTGGGCGACAACTGGTTCGGCTGGCTGTCGTATTCGCTCCAGCGCAGCACGCGCCGCACGCGCTTCCACCGCTACGACGCGGAGGGCCACCGGGTGGGCGAGGCGGAGGCGGACCTGCCCTTCGCCTTTGACCAGACGCACATCCTCAACCTGGTGCTCAGCTACAAGTTCGCCAACAACATCACGCTGGGCGGGGTGCTGCACTTCAATACCGGGCGCCCTGAATACGGCACCCTGGGCACGCAGACGCACCGCCCTGGCGAAGACGCCTCCGGCAGGCCAGCCTGGGTCAAGGCAGACCGAGATCGCGTGGACCGGCTGCCGGCCTTCCTCCGGTTCGACGTGCGGCTGTCCAAGTCGTGGGTCCATGACACCTTCAGCCTGGAGGCGTACCTGGACATGCTCAACGTCACGCTCCGCCGGGAGACGTTGGGCTTCGAGTACGAGGGTGGCAACGGCTTCCCGCTGCGCAAGGAAGCGGTGGGGCTTCCCATCGCCCTACCCATCCTGGGCGTGAAGGGTCGTTACTGA
- a CDS encoding CARDB domain-containing protein — MTRNHGVSTLTALFLLTGCEGTLPEESPATIDMEVQRQEAKETGLDLSVVDLSASCAATALTLSAAIKNERPTGIGNSTAAVYAGTPGAGGVRLGTISVPWLVGGETFPFSLSYTVPEGTTKVVVVADEDGTYPEDDEDNNFASIDFEIPCATNQQPVASCQSVTVPANAACQGSASIDNGSFDPDGFPGPFSVEQSPAGPYGLGTTSAQLLVSDGAASSTCSANVTVVDVSAPTPGANRGLVIQPVLGSDYVLVPLSDCAMPAVDNCGGELDLDASASIIRVTSDESNDALSLLRLLACDDIKLTPDRKSAMVRAEAALLGNGRVYNFTYAVQDASGNSAIGTCNVKVPALLANPAIDSGVVYCQGDNCPSGSRFPGLLCSLL, encoded by the coding sequence ATGACACGGAATCATGGCGTCTCGACGTTGACGGCGTTGTTTCTTCTGACGGGCTGTGAGGGCACCCTTCCCGAGGAGAGCCCTGCAACCATCGACATGGAGGTCCAGCGTCAGGAGGCGAAGGAGACGGGGCTGGACCTGAGCGTGGTGGACCTGTCCGCATCGTGCGCGGCGACGGCGCTGACGCTCTCCGCGGCCATCAAGAACGAGCGGCCCACGGGCATCGGGAACTCCACCGCGGCGGTGTACGCGGGGACGCCGGGCGCTGGCGGCGTGCGGCTGGGCACCATCAGCGTCCCCTGGCTGGTGGGCGGTGAGACCTTCCCCTTCTCGCTGTCGTACACGGTGCCGGAGGGCACCACGAAGGTGGTGGTCGTCGCGGACGAGGACGGCACCTATCCGGAGGATGACGAGGACAACAACTTCGCCTCCATCGATTTCGAGATTCCCTGTGCCACCAACCAGCAGCCGGTGGCCAGCTGTCAGAGCGTCACCGTCCCCGCGAACGCGGCCTGTCAGGGCAGCGCCAGCATCGATAACGGCTCGTTCGACCCGGACGGCTTCCCGGGGCCGTTCTCCGTGGAGCAGTCGCCCGCGGGCCCCTATGGGCTGGGCACCACGAGCGCGCAGCTCCTGGTCTCCGACGGCGCGGCCTCCAGCACGTGCTCGGCGAACGTGACCGTCGTCGACGTCAGCGCCCCCACGCCGGGCGCCAACCGCGGCCTGGTGATCCAGCCGGTCCTGGGCTCCGACTACGTGCTGGTGCCCCTGTCTGACTGCGCGATGCCGGCCGTCGACAACTGCGGCGGCGAGCTCGACCTGGATGCGTCAGCCAGCATCATCCGCGTGACCTCCGACGAGTCCAACGACGCGCTGTCCCTGCTGCGGCTGCTGGCGTGTGACGACATCAAGCTGACCCCGGACCGCAAGTCCGCGATGGTTCGCGCCGAGGCGGCCCTGCTGGGCAACGGCCGTGTCTACAACTTCACGTACGCCGTGCAGGACGCGTCCGGCAACAGCGCCATTGGCACCTGCAACGTGAAGGTTCCCGCGCTGCTGGCCAACCCCGCCATCGATTCGGGCGTCGTGTACTGCCAGGGCGACAACTGCCCCTCCGGTTCACGCTTCCCCGGGCTGCTCTGCTCGCTGCTGTAG
- a CDS encoding PAS domain S-box protein, translated as MSAWEVEVRRIPAAQALPRLALRDGLPRLLEVVASLMRRDSPGGVEDGLGDIPDRHAIERLGEGFDLRQVVTEYRLLRACVLRLWTSRENATHRPEAELVFHEAMDEAVAASVSRYSLARERTLQALDRISTAALGSADAAELLPALLQVLRETVAVVDVAAVLLLEEDVLRVESVVGTGMAVGDVVHMGAGFTGTIAATRQPLLVRAARTDSRVSEPSLRDADLSALFGVPLLLGEQLMGVVLMGSRATHELSEEDQFLFRAMAARTTALLLQAQAHAREREARAVAEASLERLRESEAGLRRWAQVFKRLGVGVAVVDAAEERLREVNPAFARMHGYSPEELTGRRLEDTYAPEARGVLPRHVAVANSKPSHEYESLHIRKDGTRFPAFTHVTAFKDEVGRVVQRVATVVDITQRRAMEMDRQRLLGAIEAERARLASVLDQMPAGVFIADAPSGRLVMASRQVEVITGKPFHPSASMQDYVEDYGVSLRPDGRPYAMEALPLARSLRHGEVVQGEEMLIPREDGQYVTVLLSSSPIVDREGTIIAAVATMVDVSERRRAQEAALQAVRFGERLIAIVSHDLRNPLNAIQLSATQLLHSEALPERERRLVTRIARSGDRMKRMISELLDFTRGRLGGGIPIQRTAGDLRSVVRLGVDELEAAWPERKLAFRVEPGRYEGEWDEDRLLQVVSNLGGNALQYSPADAPVSFKLYDGGDFVVLEVHNPGEPISPEMLPRLFDPFRRGAMEGVGGGSSSGLGLGLYIVEQVVKGHGGRIEVTSTAQAGTTVRVTLPRLPTG; from the coding sequence ATGTCCGCGTGGGAGGTGGAGGTGCGCCGCATCCCCGCGGCCCAGGCGCTGCCAAGGCTCGCGCTGCGAGACGGGTTGCCCCGGCTGCTGGAGGTCGTCGCCTCGCTGATGCGCCGCGACTCGCCCGGCGGCGTGGAGGACGGCCTGGGGGACATTCCGGACCGGCACGCCATTGAGCGGCTGGGGGAAGGCTTCGACCTGCGGCAGGTGGTGACGGAGTACCGGCTGCTGCGCGCGTGCGTGCTGCGCTTGTGGACGTCCCGGGAGAACGCCACCCACCGCCCGGAGGCGGAGCTCGTCTTCCACGAGGCCATGGATGAGGCGGTGGCGGCCTCCGTCAGCCGCTACTCGCTGGCGCGCGAGCGCACGTTGCAGGCGCTGGACCGCATCAGCACCGCGGCCCTGGGCAGCGCCGACGCCGCGGAGCTGTTGCCGGCCCTCCTACAGGTCCTGCGGGAGACCGTGGCCGTGGTGGACGTGGCGGCCGTCCTGCTGCTGGAAGAGGACGTCCTGCGGGTGGAGAGCGTGGTGGGCACGGGGATGGCCGTGGGGGACGTGGTGCACATGGGGGCGGGCTTCACGGGCACCATCGCGGCCACGCGACAGCCGCTGCTGGTGCGCGCGGCGCGCACGGACAGCCGGGTGAGCGAGCCGTCCTTGCGCGATGCGGACCTGTCCGCGTTGTTCGGTGTGCCGTTGCTCTTGGGAGAGCAGTTGATGGGCGTGGTGCTGATGGGCAGCCGCGCCACCCATGAACTGTCGGAAGAGGACCAGTTCCTCTTCCGGGCCATGGCGGCTCGCACCACCGCGCTGCTGCTGCAGGCCCAGGCGCATGCCCGCGAGCGCGAGGCGCGCGCCGTGGCGGAGGCGTCCCTGGAGCGCCTCCGGGAGAGTGAAGCGGGCCTGCGGCGGTGGGCGCAGGTCTTCAAGCGGCTGGGCGTGGGCGTGGCGGTGGTGGACGCGGCCGAGGAGCGGCTGCGCGAGGTGAACCCCGCCTTCGCTCGCATGCATGGCTACTCGCCGGAGGAGCTGACCGGACGGCGGCTGGAGGACACCTATGCGCCGGAAGCGCGCGGCGTGTTGCCCCGGCACGTGGCGGTGGCGAACTCCAAGCCGTCACACGAATACGAATCCCTGCACATCCGGAAGGATGGCACCCGCTTCCCCGCCTTCACGCACGTCACGGCCTTCAAGGATGAGGTCGGCCGCGTGGTGCAGCGGGTGGCCACCGTGGTGGACATCACCCAGCGCCGCGCCATGGAGATGGACCGGCAGCGGCTGTTGGGCGCCATCGAGGCCGAGCGCGCGCGGCTGGCGTCGGTGCTGGACCAGATGCCCGCGGGCGTCTTCATCGCGGACGCGCCGTCCGGCCGGTTGGTGATGGCCAGCCGCCAGGTGGAGGTCATCACCGGCAAGCCGTTTCATCCCTCCGCGTCGATGCAGGACTACGTGGAGGACTATGGCGTCTCGCTGCGCCCGGACGGGCGGCCCTACGCCATGGAGGCGCTGCCGTTGGCGCGCAGCCTGCGCCACGGCGAGGTGGTGCAGGGCGAGGAGATGCTCATCCCCCGCGAGGATGGCCAGTACGTCACGGTCCTCCTGTCCAGCTCGCCCATCGTGGACCGGGAGGGCACCATCATCGCGGCGGTGGCCACCATGGTGGATGTCTCCGAACGGCGCCGAGCCCAGGAGGCCGCGCTACAGGCGGTCCGCTTCGGCGAGCGGCTCATCGCCATTGTCAGTCATGACCTGCGCAACCCGCTCAATGCCATCCAGCTGTCCGCGACGCAGTTGTTGCACAGCGAGGCGCTTCCGGAGCGCGAGCGCCGGCTGGTGACGCGCATCGCCCGCTCCGGTGACCGGATGAAACGCATGATTTCAGAGCTGCTCGACTTCACGCGCGGGCGGCTGGGCGGCGGCATTCCCATCCAACGCACGGCCGGTGATTTGCGGTCCGTGGTCCGGCTGGGGGTGGATGAATTGGAGGCGGCCTGGCCCGAGCGCAAGCTGGCGTTCCGGGTGGAGCCGGGCCGCTACGAAGGGGAGTGGGACGAGGACCGGCTGCTCCAGGTGGTCAGCAACCTGGGGGGCAACGCGCTCCAATACAGCCCCGCGGACGCGCCCGTGTCCTTCAAGTTGTATGACGGTGGCGACTTCGTGGTGCTGGAAGTCCACAACCCCGGCGAGCCCATCTCCCCGGAGATGCTCCCCCGGCTCTTCGACCCCTTCCGGCGCGGCGCTATGGAGGGTGTCGGCGGAGGGAGCAGCAGTGGGCTGGGGCTGGGGCTCTACATCGTCGAGCAGGTGGTGAAGGGCCACGGCGGACGTATCGAGGTGACCTCCACCGCCCAGGCGGGCACCACCGTCCGGGTGACGCTGCCCCGCCTGCCGACGGGCTGA
- a CDS encoding DUF2378 family protein, which produces MELRLTPRLVREPAPPQPLGPDAMRELRQRCALATPEDTARGMFFRGVLETVRRVGGSAMEQLCRQSLPEKRYIDFFSYPITQFLPLAFQAAGLLSEHCGGMAAAHRVMGQKATQDFLESVAGRTLLMLAYDEPRLLLGQLPTGFLAAVSYGERSMVWTGPRSGRFVMKRDFMPTAYHEGVLHAALEAVGARDIGVQGRELGLLDTEYALSWR; this is translated from the coding sequence ATGGAATTGAGATTGACCCCGCGCCTGGTGCGAGAACCCGCGCCGCCTCAGCCCCTGGGACCGGATGCCATGCGCGAGCTGCGTCAGCGCTGCGCGCTCGCCACCCCCGAGGACACCGCGCGCGGCATGTTCTTCCGGGGGGTCCTGGAGACGGTGCGGCGCGTGGGAGGCTCCGCCATGGAGCAGCTCTGCCGCCAGTCCCTGCCAGAGAAGCGCTACATCGACTTCTTCAGCTACCCCATCACCCAATTCCTGCCGCTGGCCTTCCAGGCCGCCGGCCTGCTCTCCGAACACTGCGGGGGCATGGCCGCCGCTCATCGCGTCATGGGCCAGAAGGCCACGCAGGACTTCCTGGAGTCCGTCGCGGGCCGCACCCTGCTGATGCTCGCCTATGACGAGCCCCGGCTGCTGCTCGGACAGCTTCCCACCGGGTTCCTCGCGGCGGTGAGCTACGGCGAGCGGAGCATGGTGTGGACGGGGCCTCGCAGCGGCCGCTTCGTCATGAAGCGGGACTTCATGCCCACCGCGTACCACGAAGGGGTCCTGCACGCCGCCCTGGAAGCCGTGGGCGCGCGCGACATCGGGGTGCAGGGGCGCGAGCTGGGCCTGCTCGACACGGAGTACGCGCTGTCCTGGCGCTGA